In one window of Kitasatospora sp. MMS16-BH015 DNA:
- a CDS encoding bifunctional UDP-sugar hydrolase/5'-nucleotidase, with protein MSGRPQAARRGLRRATLISFAAAGLLGSLVAPNLAEAKSAPKPRVEDLQLLAINDFHGNLEPPAGSSGTIKEIDPKTGQVVSTPAGGIEYLATELRQAREGKRNSVTVAAGDIVGASPLLSGLFHDEPTVEAMNKLGLDVTSVGNHEFDEGAKELLRMQRGGCHPVDGCYADGRTFEGASFKYLAANVTSEKTGKPILPPYWIKNVRGVKVGFIGVTLEGTPNIVTAEGVKGLKFGNEVTTINKYAAELRARGVNSIVALIHEGGYPASTTYNYDCGAAGAGVSGPIVDIARKIDPSVGAIVTGHTHNSYACAIPDPNGVPRSVTSAASFGRLYTEIDLKLDKTDGSIIRPSVTAANHVVRRDVPKAPDMTALIAYYNKLAAPIANRPVGYIGADINGRGSSDFEKPLGDVIADAQLAGLAAKDKGGAQVAFMNPGGIRSDLVYRASGAEGDGVVTYAEAFTVQPFTNMMQVKTLTGAALLALLQQQVSGLNDAAPKILQPSANLTYTLDLTKKGADRILATSVRLDGAPLDPAATYRVAANEFLAGGGDGFPAFTTGTDKLVGPSDLDLFTAYLTTNSKPGTPLTVPAQTRIKIIGAGTDQD; from the coding sequence ATTTCCGGCCGCCCTCAGGCCGCTCGCCGCGGCCTCCGCCGCGCGACGCTGATCTCGTTCGCCGCCGCCGGCCTGCTCGGCAGCCTGGTCGCGCCCAACCTGGCCGAGGCCAAGTCCGCGCCCAAGCCGCGGGTCGAGGACCTCCAGCTGCTCGCCATCAACGACTTCCACGGCAACCTCGAGCCCCCGGCCGGCTCCTCCGGCACCATCAAGGAGATCGATCCCAAGACCGGTCAGGTCGTCTCCACCCCCGCCGGCGGCATCGAGTACCTGGCGACCGAGCTGCGCCAGGCCCGCGAGGGCAAGCGCAACTCCGTCACCGTGGCCGCCGGTGACATCGTGGGCGCCAGCCCGCTGCTCTCCGGCCTGTTCCACGACGAGCCCACCGTCGAGGCGATGAACAAGCTCGGCCTGGACGTCACCAGCGTGGGCAACCACGAGTTCGACGAGGGAGCAAAGGAACTGCTGCGGATGCAGCGGGGCGGGTGCCACCCGGTGGACGGCTGCTACGCCGACGGCCGCACCTTCGAGGGCGCCTCGTTCAAGTACCTGGCCGCCAACGTCACCAGCGAGAAGACCGGCAAGCCGATCCTCCCGCCGTACTGGATCAAGAACGTCCGGGGCGTCAAGGTCGGCTTCATCGGCGTCACGCTGGAGGGTACGCCCAACATCGTCACCGCCGAGGGGGTCAAGGGCCTCAAGTTCGGCAACGAGGTCACCACGATCAACAAGTACGCGGCCGAGCTGCGCGCCCGGGGCGTCAACTCGATCGTGGCCCTGATCCACGAGGGCGGGTACCCGGCCAGCACCACCTACAACTACGACTGCGGCGCGGCCGGGGCCGGTGTCTCCGGCCCGATCGTCGACATCGCCCGGAAGATCGACCCCTCGGTCGGCGCGATCGTCACCGGCCACACCCACAACTCCTACGCCTGCGCCATCCCGGACCCGAACGGCGTGCCGCGCTCGGTGACCAGCGCCGCCTCCTTCGGCCGGCTCTACACCGAGATCGACCTCAAGCTGGACAAGACCGACGGCTCGATCATCCGGCCCTCGGTGACGGCCGCGAACCACGTCGTGCGGCGTGACGTGCCCAAGGCGCCCGACATGACCGCCCTGATCGCGTACTACAACAAGCTGGCCGCCCCGATCGCCAACCGCCCGGTCGGCTACATCGGCGCCGACATCAACGGCCGCGGCTCCAGCGACTTCGAGAAGCCGCTCGGCGACGTGATCGCCGACGCCCAGCTGGCCGGTCTCGCCGCCAAGGACAAGGGCGGCGCCCAAGTCGCCTTCATGAACCCCGGGGGCATCCGCTCCGACCTGGTCTACCGGGCCTCCGGCGCCGAGGGCGACGGCGTGGTCACCTACGCCGAGGCCTTCACCGTCCAGCCCTTCACCAACATGATGCAGGTCAAGACGCTGACCGGTGCGGCCCTCCTGGCCCTCCTCCAGCAGCAGGTCAGCGGCCTCAACGACGCCGCCCCCAAGATCCTGCAGCCCTCCGCCAACCTCACCTACACCCTCGACCTCACCAAGAAGGGCGCCGACCGCATCCTCGCGACCTCGGTCCGCCTCGACGGCGCCCCCCTCGACCCCGCCGCCACCTACCGCGTGGCCGCCAACGAGTTCCTCGCCGGCGGCGGCGACGGCTTCCCCGCCTTCACCACCGGCACCGACAAGCTCGTCGGCCCCTCCGACCTCGACCTCTTCACCGCCTACCTCACCACCAACTCCAAGCCGGGCACTCCGCTGACCGTCCCGGCCCAGACCCGCATCAAGATCATCGGCGCCGGCACCGACCAGGACTGA
- a CDS encoding YhcG family protein produces MSNEITAKAELPAQSTPESLPAGYADLLNDLKAEIRTAQIRARRVVNTEMICHYWRLGRLILDRQEREGWGAKVVQRLSTDLRTTFPSQRGLSVRSLQYMQRMAKSWPEPIVQQAVAQLPWGHITVLLDSLDDRLTRDFYAEQAVQHGWSRNVLSHMLSSQLHLRQGAAISNFDRTVPEGSDLLREITKDPYVLDFTHLGADHAERELEDALVDHVVKFLQELGVGFAFMGRQYPLQVGRQEFRMDLLFYHARLHRYVVIELKTGPAQPAHVGQLAFYIAVVNDKIRDPERDDETIGILIAADRDQEVVQYSLSGTIQPMAVSTYETLPPAMRELLPTEDDLARVTHEVLDEHRK; encoded by the coding sequence ATGAGCAACGAGATCACCGCGAAGGCCGAACTCCCGGCCCAGTCAACGCCCGAGAGCTTGCCCGCCGGGTACGCCGACCTGCTGAACGACCTGAAGGCCGAGATCCGCACCGCGCAGATCCGAGCCCGGCGGGTCGTGAACACCGAGATGATCTGCCACTACTGGCGCCTCGGCCGCCTGATCCTCGACCGGCAAGAGCGGGAGGGGTGGGGCGCAAAGGTCGTCCAGCGCCTCTCGACGGACCTGCGGACCACCTTCCCCAGTCAGCGCGGGCTCTCGGTTCGCTCACTCCAGTACATGCAGCGGATGGCCAAGAGCTGGCCCGAGCCAATTGTGCAGCAAGCTGTTGCACAATTGCCCTGGGGCCACATCACCGTCCTGCTCGACAGCCTCGACGACCGTCTGACCAGGGACTTCTACGCCGAGCAGGCCGTGCAGCACGGCTGGTCGCGGAACGTGCTGAGCCACATGTTGTCCAGCCAACTCCACCTCCGCCAGGGCGCGGCGATCTCCAACTTCGACCGCACCGTCCCCGAGGGGTCGGACCTGCTGCGGGAGATCACCAAGGACCCGTACGTCCTGGACTTCACCCACCTCGGGGCCGACCACGCCGAGCGTGAGCTCGAGGACGCGCTCGTCGACCACGTGGTGAAGTTCCTCCAGGAGCTCGGGGTCGGGTTCGCCTTCATGGGGCGGCAGTACCCGCTCCAGGTGGGTAGGCAGGAGTTCCGGATGGACCTGCTCTTCTACCACGCGCGGCTGCACCGTTACGTCGTGATCGAGCTGAAGACCGGCCCGGCGCAGCCCGCGCACGTCGGTCAACTGGCCTTCTACATCGCCGTGGTGAACGACAAGATCCGTGACCCCGAGCGGGACGACGAGACGATCGGGATCCTGATCGCCGCCGATCGCGACCAGGAGGTCGTGCAGTACTCGCTGAGCGGGACGATCCAGCCGATGGCGGTCAGCACGTACGAGACGCTGCCGCCCGCGATGCGCGAACTGCTGCCCACCGAGGACGACTTGGCGCGGGTGACGCACGAGGTGCTGGACGAGCACCGGAAATGA
- a CDS encoding cell wall metabolism sensor histidine kinase WalK: protein MKPLRQLATWFRARSLRTRLAMLTAAAVAVAIALAALACYFLVADRLHQQVRDNLASAPASVFEIPKTPAGQTPKCGATPQEAQDVPTGYPAGPPFRWPMEVLFTQESEFCLPQGSTKGIVFEQNDLTVLGTHAAIFREGKFVDGASALVRVTAFGSPREQAVLLTAVPTGSVEDSLRGLALILLGVAALGVVGAGVTGRIVARSALKPVDDLTDVVEHIARTEEVGSTIPVHGSDEIARLSSSFNSMSTALANSRDRQTRLIADAGHELRTPLTSLRTNVDLLIRSDQTGRALPEATKTKMLGNMKAQMQELTLLIGDLLELSRPDSAKRERPHTVVALHEIADRAVERARLRGPGLHFELDIHPWYVAGDPAALERAVINLLDNAVKYSPPASTIEVRLAHGTLTVRDHGPGIPPEELKYVFDRFWRSPSSRQLPGSGLGLSIVAQTVEDSEGTVTLGPATDGGPGALATVRIPGQADVPQ from the coding sequence GTGAAGCCTCTCCGGCAGTTGGCCACCTGGTTCCGCGCGCGGTCGCTGCGGACCAGGCTGGCCATGCTCACGGCTGCCGCCGTGGCTGTGGCGATCGCGCTGGCGGCGTTGGCGTGCTACTTCCTGGTCGCGGACCGGCTCCACCAGCAAGTGCGCGACAACCTCGCCAGCGCGCCGGCTTCAGTCTTCGAGATTCCCAAGACCCCCGCCGGCCAGACCCCCAAGTGCGGTGCCACGCCCCAGGAAGCCCAGGACGTTCCCACCGGCTACCCCGCCGGGCCACCATTCCGCTGGCCCATGGAAGTGCTGTTCACTCAGGAGTCCGAGTTCTGTCTCCCCCAGGGCTCGACCAAGGGGATCGTCTTCGAGCAGAACGACCTGACCGTACTCGGCACTCATGCCGCCATCTTCCGTGAGGGGAAGTTCGTCGACGGCGCCTCGGCGTTGGTCCGGGTGACCGCGTTCGGCAGCCCCCGTGAACAGGCCGTCCTGCTTACCGCCGTGCCCACCGGGAGCGTGGAGGACTCCCTCCGCGGCCTCGCCCTCATCCTCCTCGGCGTAGCCGCCCTCGGAGTGGTCGGTGCCGGCGTCACCGGCCGCATCGTCGCCCGCTCGGCACTCAAGCCGGTGGACGACCTCACGGACGTGGTCGAACACATCGCCCGCACCGAGGAGGTCGGCTCCACCATCCCCGTGCACGGGAGCGACGAGATCGCCCGGCTCTCCTCCTCGTTCAACTCCATGAGCACGGCCCTCGCCAACTCCCGCGACCGTCAGACCCGTCTGATCGCCGACGCCGGACACGAACTCCGCACGCCCCTCACTTCCCTCCGCACCAACGTCGACCTCCTGATCCGCAGCGATCAGACCGGTCGGGCCCTCCCGGAGGCGACCAAGACCAAGATGCTGGGCAACATGAAGGCGCAGATGCAGGAACTCACCCTCCTGATCGGCGACCTGCTCGAACTCTCCCGCCCGGACTCCGCGAAGCGGGAGCGCCCGCACACCGTCGTCGCCCTGCACGAGATCGCCGACCGCGCCGTCGAACGGGCCCGCCTGCGCGGCCCGGGCCTGCACTTCGAACTCGACATCCACCCCTGGTACGTGGCCGGCGACCCCGCCGCCCTCGAACGGGCCGTGATCAACCTGCTCGACAACGCCGTCAAGTACAGCCCGCCCGCCAGCACCATCGAAGTCCGCCTCGCCCACGGCACCCTGACGGTCCGCGACCACGGCCCGGGCATCCCCCCGGAGGAGCTCAAGTACGTCTTCGACCGCTTCTGGCGCTCCCCCTCCTCCCGCCAACTCCCCGGCTCCGGCCTCGGCTTGTCGATCGTCGCCCAGACCGTCGAAGACTCCGAGGGCACCGTCACCCTCGGCCCCGCCACCGATGGCGGCCCGGGCGCCCTGGCCACCGTCCGCATCCCCGGCCAGGCCGACGTACCGCAGTGA
- a CDS encoding response regulator transcription factor — translation MTPPADDRTPEALAAPARLLVVDDEPALRDALESSLAFEGYEVLTATDGYEALDAVERERPDLVLLDIMMPRMDGLTAVRRMRSRGDTAPVLMLTARDAVGDRVTGLDVGADDYLAKPFELDELLARVRALLRRNAIAAEAARAAVEEDDSEVLAFGDLRMNTATREVTREGKPIELTRTEFMLLEMFLSHPRQVLTREQILKAVWGFDFEPSSNSLDVYVMYLRRKTEQGGMPRIIQTVRGVGYALRPAAGAAA, via the coding sequence ATGACTCCCCCCGCCGACGACCGCACCCCCGAGGCCCTGGCCGCCCCCGCCCGGCTCCTCGTGGTCGACGACGAGCCCGCGCTGCGGGACGCCCTGGAGAGCAGCCTCGCCTTCGAGGGCTACGAGGTCCTCACCGCCACCGACGGCTACGAGGCCCTCGACGCCGTCGAGCGCGAGCGCCCCGACCTCGTCCTGCTCGACATCATGATGCCGCGGATGGACGGCCTCACGGCCGTCCGCCGCATGCGGTCCCGCGGTGACACCGCCCCCGTCCTCATGCTCACCGCCCGCGACGCCGTCGGCGACCGCGTGACCGGCCTCGACGTCGGCGCCGACGACTACCTGGCCAAGCCCTTCGAGCTGGACGAACTCCTCGCCCGCGTCCGCGCCCTGCTCCGCCGCAACGCCATCGCGGCCGAGGCCGCCCGCGCGGCCGTCGAGGAGGACGACAGCGAGGTCCTCGCCTTCGGCGACCTGCGGATGAACACCGCCACCCGGGAAGTCACCCGGGAGGGCAAGCCGATCGAGCTCACCCGCACCGAGTTCATGCTGCTTGAGATGTTCCTGTCCCACCCGAGGCAGGTGCTGACCCGGGAACAGATCCTCAAGGCCGTCTGGGGCTTCGACTTCGAGCCCTCGTCCAACTCCCTGGACGTCTACGTGATGTACCTGCGCCGCAAGACCGAACAGGGCGGCATGCCGCGCATCATCCAGACGGTTCGCGGTGTCGGCTACGCCCTGCGCCCAGCCGCGGGCGCCGCTGCGTGA
- a CDS encoding S1C family serine protease — MTEQQRDSAEQTTPGAYAYPGPHDAEGTVIPGTVLDSSTTEPPSARGSHARRGFLKSRLALVTAVAAVAAVLGGVAGGVLADGRDGSRSAAGSSTIVSPVSAKSDGTADAAAINKAVSPSVVQITVKTGSGTATGTGVILTANGQILTNFHVISGAVDEGGQITVTFKDGSTATATVTGTDKKTDIAVITAQGVSGLTPATLGNSDSMDVGDSVVAIGNPEGLTGTVTSGIISAKNRPVTVQVDEGTTRGNGGFGFPQLQGFNGYNSFGFGGSGNSGSSKSAAGDTATYKAFQTDAAINPGNSGGPLINANGQVIGINSAMYSGSSSGSGSGSGSSGAGSVGLGFAIPINDVKQVLPQLQAGQNV, encoded by the coding sequence ATGACCGAGCAGCAGCGTGACTCCGCAGAGCAGACCACCCCCGGTGCGTACGCCTACCCGGGCCCGCACGATGCCGAGGGCACCGTCATCCCGGGCACCGTCCTCGACAGCTCGACCACCGAGCCCCCCTCGGCCCGGGGCAGCCACGCCCGGCGCGGCTTCCTGAAGAGCCGGCTCGCCCTGGTCACCGCCGTGGCCGCCGTCGCCGCCGTGCTCGGCGGGGTCGCGGGCGGGGTGCTCGCCGACGGGCGGGACGGCTCCCGCAGCGCCGCCGGCTCCAGCACCATCGTCAGCCCGGTGTCCGCGAAGTCCGACGGCACCGCCGACGCCGCCGCGATCAACAAGGCCGTCTCCCCCAGCGTCGTCCAGATCACCGTGAAGACCGGCTCCGGCACCGCAACCGGCACCGGCGTGATCCTCACCGCGAACGGCCAGATCCTCACCAACTTCCACGTCATCTCCGGCGCCGTCGACGAGGGTGGCCAGATCACCGTCACCTTCAAGGACGGCTCCACCGCCACGGCCACCGTGACCGGCACCGACAAGAAGACCGACATCGCCGTGATCACCGCCCAGGGCGTCAGCGGCCTCACCCCCGCCACCCTCGGCAACTCCGACAGCATGGACGTCGGCGACTCGGTGGTCGCCATCGGCAATCCCGAGGGCCTGACCGGCACCGTCACCTCCGGCATCATCAGCGCCAAGAACCGCCCGGTCACCGTCCAGGTCGACGAGGGCACCACCCGGGGCAACGGCGGCTTCGGCTTCCCGCAGCTCCAGGGCTTCAACGGCTACAACTCCTTCGGCTTCGGCGGCTCGGGCAACTCCGGCAGTTCGAAGTCCGCGGCCGGCGACACCGCCACCTACAAGGCCTTCCAGACCGACGCCGCGATCAACCCCGGCAACTCCGGCGGCCCGCTGATCAACGCCAACGGGCAGGTGATCGGCATCAACTCCGCGATGTACTCCGGTTCGAGCTCCGGCTCCGGCTCGGGCTCGGGCTCCAGCGGCGCGGGCAGCGTCGGCCTCGGCTTCGCCATCCCGATCAACGACGTCAAGCAGGTGCTCCCCCAGCTCCAGGCCGGCCAGAACGTCTGA
- a CDS encoding LacI family DNA-binding transcriptional regulator: MAKVTRDDVARLAGTSTAVVSYVINNGPRPVAPATKEKVLAAIEELGYRPNSVAQAMASRRTNLIGMVVPDARQPFFAEMAHAVERAASDRGKLVLIGNSDYVDDREMHYVRAFLGMRVSGLILVSQGAPQQAAKEFAAIEGAKVVLLHRRPEAIDDVSVVTDDVGGAELAVRHLLEVHGYPTVACFGGPVDTPVPGDPVIDHVEGWQRAMDAHGLPSEHLLVDAPFHRYGAYEVALGLLRSADRPRAIFCSTDDQAIGVLRAAREVGLRVPEDLAVAGFDDVPEAALADPPLTTVASDRDAMARAAVDLVLDDSLMVPGSDTERVRKFPSRLVVRRSCGC; this comes from the coding sequence GTGGCCAAGGTGACGCGCGACGATGTAGCCCGACTGGCTGGGACCTCGACCGCGGTCGTCAGCTACGTCATCAACAACGGGCCGCGCCCGGTCGCGCCCGCGACCAAGGAGAAGGTCCTCGCCGCGATCGAGGAGCTCGGCTACCGGCCGAACAGCGTCGCCCAGGCGATGGCCTCCCGGCGCACCAACCTGATCGGCATGGTCGTCCCCGACGCCCGCCAGCCCTTCTTCGCCGAGATGGCGCACGCCGTCGAACGCGCCGCCTCCGACCGCGGCAAGCTCGTGCTGATCGGCAACTCCGACTACGTCGACGACCGCGAGATGCACTACGTCCGCGCCTTCCTCGGCATGCGGGTCTCCGGGCTGATCCTGGTCAGCCAGGGCGCCCCGCAGCAGGCCGCCAAGGAGTTCGCCGCCATAGAGGGGGCCAAGGTGGTGCTGCTGCACCGCCGCCCCGAGGCGATCGACGACGTCTCGGTGGTCACCGACGACGTGGGCGGCGCCGAGCTGGCCGTCCGTCACCTGCTCGAGGTCCACGGCTACCCGACCGTCGCCTGCTTCGGCGGCCCGGTCGACACCCCCGTCCCCGGCGACCCGGTCATCGACCACGTCGAGGGCTGGCAGCGCGCGATGGACGCCCACGGCCTGCCCAGCGAGCACCTGCTGGTCGACGCCCCCTTCCACCGGTACGGCGCGTACGAGGTGGCCCTCGGGCTGCTGCGCTCCGCCGACCGGCCGCGGGCGATCTTCTGCTCCACCGACGACCAGGCGATCGGCGTGCTGCGGGCCGCCCGCGAGGTGGGCCTGCGGGTGCCGGAGGACCTGGCGGTGGCCGGCTTCGACGACGTGCCCGAGGCCGCCCTGGCCGACCCGCCGCTCACCACCGTCGCCTCGGACCGGGACGCGATGGCCCGGGCCGCCGTCGACCTGGTCCTGGACGACTCGCTGATGGTGCCCGGTTCGGACACCGAGCGGGTGCGGAAGTTCCCGTCCCGGCTGGTCGTGCGGCGTTCCTGCGGCTGCTGA